A window from Plodia interpunctella isolate USDA-ARS_2022_Savannah chromosome 2, ilPloInte3.2, whole genome shotgun sequence encodes these proteins:
- the LOC128679720 gene encoding gamma-butyrobetaine dioxygenase-like produces MFVTKRVQSARILNQVTVFIRKIHSFDSKGKVLQVKINGEQLKFPYVWLRDNCQCDQCFHKSAKSRILDWSKFNINVKPKEVVETSDSMKVEWTDGHISQYGMNWLKYRNFSPEHQQQYKQAIFKPGKITWNGHQFEEICSRHDYNEVLHSDKALHDWLHKLAQYGVALIKNTPNSETAIDAVVDRVGFTKRTHYGIKFIVQNVENTSNVAYLSSNLQMHTDLPYYEYCPGTNLLHCLVQTKSTGGENLLSDCHYVAHYMKQNHPEEYRLLTEVEVEWSDIGVEHGNEFFKLHRGPVICINKLGEITRINFSIPQRGSHFPGQLEIVEPWYKAHGLFLELNHRCAAKFKTTDGDILTFDNIRLLHGRNAYEDNNNNVRKLIGAYMDWDEIYSRLRCLKVKLEKLDGIY; encoded by the coding sequence ATGTTTGTTACAAAGCGAGTCCAAAGTGCGCGAATACTAAACCAAGTTACcgtatttataagaaaaatacacaGTTTTGATTCGAAAGGTAAAGTTTTACAAGTGAAAATAAACGGGGAACAGCTAAAATTTCCCTATGTCTGGCTTAGAGATAACTGCCAATGTGATCAATGCTTCCACAAATCAGCCAAAAGCAGGATACTCGACTGGAgcaaatttaacattaacgtTAAACCAAAAGAAGTGGTGGAAACCTCAGATTCAATGAAAGTGGAATGGACCGATGGTCACATTTCACAGTATGGAATGAATTGGCTCAAGTATAGAAATTTCAGTCCAGAACATCAACAACAATATAAGCAAGCCATTTTTAAACCTGGCAAGATTACTTGGAACGGTCATCAGTTTGAAGAGATATGCAGTCGACATGATTACAATGAGGTGCTACATTCTGATAAAGCCTTGCATGATTGGTTGCATAAGTTAGCACAATATGGAGTTGCATTAATTAAGAATACTCCAAATTCTGAGACAGCAATCGATGCTGTTGTAGACAGAGTCGGCTTCACAAAACGGACGCATTATGGCATCAAGTTCATAGTGCAAAATGTAGAAAACACAAGCAATGTTGCATACCTATCAAGTAACTTGCAGATGCACACTGACTTGCCATACTATGAATACTGTCCAGGTACAAATTTGTTGCATTGCTTAGTGCAAACAAAAAGTACTGGAGGGGAGAACTTGCTTTCAGACTGTCATTATGTAGCCCATTACATGAAACAGAACCATCCAGAAGAATACAGATTGCTAACTGAAGTAGAAGTGGAATGGAGTGATATTGGTGTAGAACACGGAAATGAATTCTTCAAACTCCACAGAGGGCCTGTTATATGCATAAACAAACTTGGAGAAATTACTAGAATAAATTTCTCTATACCACAGCGTGGGAGCCACTTCCCTGGGCAGTTAGAGATAGTAGAGCCATGGTACAAAGCTCATGGATTGTTTTTAGAATTAAACCACCGTTGTGCagctaaatttaaaacaactgATGGGGATATTCTCacatttgataatattagacTGTTGCATGGCAGGAATGCATATGaagataacaataataatgtaagaaaATTGATTGGTGCATATATGGACTGGGATGAGATATACTCAAGATTGCGTTGCTTGAAAGTGAAACTTGAAAAATTGGATGGAATTTATTAG
- the PolZ2 gene encoding mitotic spindle assembly checkpoint protein MAD2B: MDPCFSEIMVEFLAVAFHNILYYASVYPRNIFETRKKYSIVIYHCVHPEIKQYIELCLKSASECLKAGKLHRILFSITNNDYKPLLKFVFDLSKNEEFNDTTDAYLVQAEQNLRAFCLKLSTMSDKFEGLPEDVSFAIHLHTTESTAVSLATNPDFEEFPLVEVDEMAKETDMIIPIRRFSIRKFKLDTYIEVQGT; encoded by the coding sequence atgGATCCTTGTTTTTCTGAAATAATGGTAGAGTTTCTCGCCGTAGCCTTtcacaacattttatattatgcgTCAGTGTACCCACGAAACATATTCGAgactagaaaaaaatacagtattgtaatttatcatTGTGTCCACCCAGAAATCAAACAATACATAGAATTGTGCTTGAAAAGTGCATCCGAGTGCCTGAAGGCTGGTAAACTCCATCGTATATTATTCTCCATAACCAACAATGATTACAAGCCACTGTTGAAGTTTGTGTTCGATTTGAGTaaaaatgaagaatttaaTGACACGACCGATGCATATTTAGTGCAAGCAGAGCAGAATCTACGGGCTTTCTGTTTAAAATTATCGACCATGTCAGATAAATTCGAAGGTCTTCCTGAGGATGTCAGTTTTGCTATACACCTTCATACCACAGAGTCTACTGCAGTTTCTCTCGCCACAAATCCAGATTTTGAAGAGTTTCCTTTAGTTGAAGTTGATGAGATGGCGAAAGAAACAGATATGATTATACCTATAAGGAGATTTTCAatcagaaaatttaaattggacACTTATATTGAAGTGCAAGGAACTtga